A region from the Acyrthosiphon pisum isolate AL4f chromosome A1, pea_aphid_22Mar2018_4r6ur, whole genome shotgun sequence genome encodes:
- the LOC100165273 gene encoding eukaryotic translation initiation factor 2-alpha kinase 3-like, with protein sequence MDNFKSHYLQHFETIRCLGKRGFGIVFEARNKLDDGKYAMKKIPFPSRQESRDRVLHEVKALPELDHENIVKYFNAWLEEPPRSCQEETDNQWMSYSNCMDTSSNITTGPTDTTRDSRKEQKATIQYLYIQMELCQTHSLIERLKNGTLCRDIIYILNIFNQIIEGVEYIHSQKFIHRDLKPSNILFISDDQIKIGDFGSVTKMIKSDIWNEYDSKQRCLNEQHTNQVGTQLYMSPEQILGKPYNFKVDIYSLGIILFELLNSYNIIINY encoded by the exons atggataattttaaatcacacTATTTGCAACATTTTGAAACAATACGTTGCCTAGGAAAAAGAGGTTTTGGGATTGTATTTGAGGCTAGAAATAAATTAGATGACGGAAAATATGCTATGAAAAAAATACCTTTTCCATCACG acaAGAATCTAGAGACCGTGTATTACATGAAGTTAAAGCATTACCAGAGTTAGATCATGAAAATATTGTCAAGTATTTCAATGCTTGGTTAGAAGAACCTCCTAGAAGTTGTCAAGAAGAAACGGATAATCAGTGGATGTCATACtctaa TTGTATGGACACAAGTAGTAATATAACAACTGGTCCAACAGATACAACAAGAGACTCTCGTAAGGAACAAAAAGcaactatacaatatttgtacATACAAATGGAGCTTTGTCAGACACATAGTTTAATTGAAAGACTGAAGAATGGTACTCTTTGTAgagatatcatttatattttgaatattttcaaccAAATTATAGAAGGTGTTGAATATATTCATTCACAAAAATTCATACATAGGGATTTAAAG ccttcaaatatattatttatatcagatGACCAAATTAAAATTGGCGATTTTGGTTCAgttacaaaaatgataaaatctgATATATGGAATGAATATGATAGTAAACAAAGATGTTTAAATGAACAACATACTAATCAAGTTGGCACACAATTGTATATGAGTCCAGAACAG ATACTTGGAAAACCGTACAATTTTAAAGTGGATATATATTCCCTGGgaattatactttttgaattgctcaattcttataatattataataaattactag